A segment of the Calditrichota bacterium genome:
CTTTAATGGGTATTATGCGTCTGGCAGGCACCATTCGTAGGGGCGATTCATGAATCGCCCTTATCCTCACCCCTTCATAATGGATTCGATACAGGTGCGGTAGGCGTTTGCCAGCTTCTGAATATCCGCATCAATCACCGTTTGATGATTTACCAAAATGGTGAACCGATCGCGCGCCACCTGCCCTATCCGGGCCCAGGGGATTCCGTACGATTGAACAAGCGCCTGAACTTTTTCCAAATTTTCCGGACGAACCGATACCACCACGCGGCTCTGATCTTCCCCGAACAGGAGAAAATCCGGTCGAATTTCCGATACCAATTCAACCTGTGCGCCCCAAGCATCCCCATCCCCCAGAATGCCCGATTCAGCCAGGGCCACGGCCAATCCACCCTCCGACACATCGTGAGCCGATTCCAGAACGTGCTCCTTTGCCGCTTCAACCAAAAACTGCTGCAGGGCCTTTTCACGCTCCAAATCCAGTGCAGGACAGTCTCCGCTGACCCGGTTGTGGATCCGCTTCAGGTATTCGCTTCCTCCGATTTCACCCCGGTTCTCGCCGATCAACAAAAGGACATCGCCTTCATTCTTAAATGACGCTGTCACCATATTCCGCACATCCTCCAGAACTCCCAGCATTCCGATGACGGGAGTCGGGTAAATGGCCCCTTCGGGATTTTCATTGTAAAAACTCACATTTCCGCCCGTCACCGGCGTTTCCAGTGCGCGGCAGGCTTCGCCAATGCCCAGAACGGCTTCTTTAAACTGCCAGTACGCCTCCGGTTTGTAGGGATTGCCAAAATTCAGGCAATTGGTTACCGCCACCGGTTTGGCTCCCGTACAGGCCACATTTCGCGCCGATTCCGCCACAGCAATCTGTGCACCTCGCCGGGGATTCAAATACACAAACCGTCCGTTGGCATCGGTCTTCATGGAAAGCGCCTTCGACGTTCCCTTAATTCGGACAACGGCGGCATCTCCCCCTGGCAGCTGAATAGTGTTCGTTTGAACCATTGTGTCGTACTGTTCGAAAATCCAGGATTTATTTGCAACGGTGGGCGTGGAGAGGAGTTTTTTAAGCACGTCCGTGTACTCCTCGGGTTCCGGAATTCGGGAAAGGTCTTCATTTTGGATCCGGCGAATGTATTCGGGCTCTTTTGTCTCCCGCTCGTAAACGGGGGCGCCTTCACCGGCGCTCAAGCTGTCCGCCGGAATATCTGCCACAACCCGGTCTTTCCATTTCACCCGCAGGCGGCCGTCACTCGTCATCACGCCGAAAATAGACCAATTCACATCCCATTTGTCACAGATTTCCTGGATCTTTTTTTCGCAGCCGGGCTTGGCAATAATGAGCATGCGTTCCTGAGATTCAGACAGCATAATTTCATACGGAATCATTTTTTCCTCTCTCAGAGGAACCTTGTCCAGATCCAACTCAATTCCAAGGCGGCTTTTGGCAGCCACCTCAGAGGTAGAGCTCGTGATGCCGGCTGCCCCCATATCCTGCACGCCTTCTGCACAGCCCGATTGAATGATTTCCAGGGTGGCTTCCATAATCAATTTTTCGGTGAAGGGATCCCCCACCTGAACATGCGGACGTTTCGCTTCGGATTCTTCACTGATTTCCTCCGAGGCAAATGTGGCGCCGTGAATACCGTCGCGCCCGGTGGATGAACCGATGATGAAAACCCGGGCCCCGGCCGTTTTGGCTACCGCGTGTGCCACCTGGTTGTGCCGCACCAAACCGACCGTCATGGCATTGACCAACGGATTTCCCTTATAAGCATCGTCAAAATAGACCTCACCCGCAACGGTCGGAATGCCCAGACAATTTCCGTAATCGCCAATGCCCCGAACCACACCGTCAAAAAGATACTTCACGTGGTCGTCGGACAGCTCGCCAAAGCGCAGAGAATCCAGCGAGGCAATCGGCCGGGCACCCATTGCAAAGATGTCCCGTACAATGCCCCCCACGCCTGTGGCTGCCCCCTGGTACGGTTCCACAGCCGACGGATGGTTGTGACTTTCAATTTTGAAGGCAACCGCCAGGCCGTCTCCAATGTCAATCAGTCCGGCGTTCTCCTCCCCTGCTTTCACTAACATGGCATCCCCTTCTTTGGGAAGGGTCTTAAGCATGAGCAGAGAATTCTTGTAACTGCAATGCTCCGACCACATCACCGAAAAGATTCCCAGCTCTGTGTAGGTGGGCACTCTTCCCAGAATTAACTGTATTTTTTCGTACTCTTCTTCTGACAGGCCGTGTTCTTTGGCCAGTTTCACATTAACATCCGGTTCGCTCATTGTATCCTCATTCATTATCCGTCTTTATTCGCGCATTCGCGGCCTTTTTTTAAAAAGATTTACCGCGAGGGTGCGGAGTGGAAAATGGAATTTCCAAATCACAATTCCCAATAATCAAATAAATTCCAAATTACAATAACCAAAACTAAATAATTTCCAAAAAATACCCAAGGGGTTAAACTTTCTTTTAGCACAATTTGTAGGGGCGATTCATGAATCGGCCCTACAAATATTCGTGCATTCGTGGCCTTTTTTTCTTTTATTCACGCATTCGCGGCCTTCATTTTTTACTACGTCCGCTCCACGTCCCTTTCCAAATGAAAATACTCCCAAATTTTACCCGCAAGATTTTTGGGAATTCCCCGTACCGCCTCCAATTCTTCTTTTCTGGCCTCCTGAATTTTTTGTACCGAGCCAAATTTTTGAATCAGCAGATTTCGCCGCTTTTCGCCAATTCCCGGGATACCATCCAGCTGGGACTGCAGCGTACGTTTTTTTCGCAGAGTCCGGTGAAAGGTGATGGCAAAGCGGTGGGATTCATCCCGAACCCTCTGCAGCAATTTGATTCCCGGGGAGGTTCGGGGAATATTTTGGGGGTCCGAAAAACCGGGCAGATAAACCTCGTCCAGCCGCTTGGCCAGAGCCGCAACCGGCTGATCGTGGATTCCCAGCTCGTGCAACGCCTCCACTGCACTGGACAGCTGTCCCTTCCCGCCGTCAATTAAAATTAAATCGGGCATACGGCCTTTTTCTTCCAGAATGCGCCGGTATCGCCGGGTCACCACTTCCTTCATCGAAGCAAAATCATCCACGCCGGTCACCGATCGGATCCTAAATTTCCGGTAGTCGCTTTTTCTGGGAAGGCCGTCCACAAACGTCACCATCGAAGCCACTGTGTCCGAACCGGAAATGTGGGAAATATCAAAGGCCTCGATTCGGCGAGGCGGGTGAGCCAGGTTTAAATCTTTTTGAAGAGCCAGCACATCCCCGGGAATACGCTCCTTTTTTTCCTTCATTTTCTGCAGGAGAAGTTCCCTTAACACCAGCTTGGCATTTCGTTGAGCCATTTCCACTAATTTCCGTTTTTCTCCCCGCTTAGGCACCAAAAGCAGGCAGGCCTTGCCGCGCCTTTTCCTGAACCATTCCCGGATGTCTTCAATTTCCGGAAGCTCGAAAGGCAAATGGATTTCTTTGGGCAGAAAATCAACCTTCACATAATATTGGAGCAAAAAAGATTTTAAAATTTCTTGATCCGATTCCCCCATGGTGTTTTTCAGATAAAAATGGTAGCGGCCGATTATTTTTCCCTCTCTCACCTTAAAAACAATCCCCGCCGCAATTTTTTCTTCCTGATAAATACCCACAATATCCCGATCCACCTCATCCTGAGAAACCATCTTCTGGCGCGATTGAAACTGTTCGATTGCCTGAATCTGATCCCGAATTCTGGCCGCTTCTTCAAACCGCTGGGCGTCGGCCTGTTTCTGCATCGCCTGCCGGAGCTCTTTGACGACTTCATTATTTCGTCCCTCAATGAAGCGCACCATTTGGTTCACAATCGTGCGATAGTCCTCCTGCGAAATAAGGCCCTGACACGGTCCCGGGCACCGCTGGATGTAGTAATCGAGACAGAGTTTTATTTTTCGGGAAGCCACTGTCTGTTCATCCAGGCGGTAATTGCAGCTGCGAACGGGAAAAATTTTGCGCACAGCCTTTAGAAGACTTCGCATGGAATGCACATCCGTGTAGGGCCCGAAGTATCGGGATCCGTCTTTTACAATTTTTCGCGTCGGAAAAATTCTTGGAAATTCCTCGTGAGTGACACGGATGTACGGGTAGCTTTTGTCATCCTTCAAGGTCACGTTGTAGCGCGGCTTGTACTCTTTGATCATATTGGCTTCAAGAATCAGGGCTTCCACCTCCGAATCGGTTGAAATGGTTTCCACATCCCGAACCTTTCGTACCAATACACGCAGTTTGGGCTCCCCTTTTCGTGAATTCTGAAAATACGAGCGCACGCGATTTCTGAGATTTTTTGCCTTCCCGATGTAGATCACTTTTCCCTTTTCATTCTTAAAAATGTACACACCCGGAAGGGCGGGAAGGTTGTCTAATTTTTTTTGAAGGATTTCATTCATGCTGATTTTCAGGATTTTGTATCCTCTTCAACCAACTCAATTAAAACCCCGTTGGCTGATTTGGGATGAATAAAAACAATTCGCTTTCCGTCGGAACCTGTCACGGGTTCACCAATAATCTCCAGTCCCTTCTTTTCCAAAACAGCTAAGACATCTTCAAGATGTTCAACGGAATACGCCAGATGGTGAATTCCTTCTCCCCGCTTTTGAAGAAATTTTGAAATAGGGGAATCCTCATTTTTCGGTTCCAGGAGCTCAATCCGCGTTTGTCCAATGGCAAACTTTTGCACACGAACCTGTTGCGCAGGAACATCCTCGATTCCTTCGGATGCAAGTCCGAAGGCATTTTCGTAAAGTCCGGAAGCACGTTTCAAGCTGTAAACAGCCACACCGATGTGATCGATCTTTTTAAGCATAGCGGAATAACCTGTTTATTATTAAGGAATTCCCGGTGATCTCTGTCCAAATACACACGGTACAGAGAGAGATTTTGATCACCCTTAAAATAGAAAAATAATCGCAGAATTTCAAGTGAAAAGGGAAGAGCTTGCGGCTCTTCGGGAAAAGGCGGCCTCCTCCAGAATACCAACCGAAACTAAATGGCCGTGAGCCAGAGAAACCGAAAGGAGGCAATTTGACCGGCAAATTGATCAAAGAGAGCCAGATTTTGGTCGGGTATTTTTGAAATGGCTTCTTCCACATTTTCTGTGGTTTTTCCGAATGGGGCACGGCCCGCCAGACTCCGAAATTTATGCAAAGGAGAGCCTCCAAAGGCCAGCAGAATCTGACGGGCAATCCATTTGTAAGCCTTTATCGAATACCTCTCTTTTTTAAACAGCGACATTTCGGCCTGCCGGGCCTGCGCAAGCTGTTTCAATGGGTCGGACTCGAGGAAAGTTTGGCGCGTTTCTCCGGGTGGGACAAGTGAATCCATTTTTGTCTCCAGTATCTTTTGAAGCGCCAAGAATCGTTCAAAATCGCTTTTTGAAATGATGCCATTCTTTGGAATCTGAAAGGGGTCCTTCTGATAAAACACGACGTAATTTTGCGGATATCGATTGAGCTCTGCCAGATAGGAGTGCGTGCGGTGCACCATAAAAAGTAAACCGGCTGTAACAACGGCCATAATCGCGAAAAGAGCCGCTGCAAATCCAAGAATAATTTTGCGAACCACCGCTTTTTCTTCGGGAGTTTTTTCCATCTTTCAATCCGCGAGTTCCATTTCCCTAAAAAATAAAAATTCCGTCAAATGATTTCAACGAATCACGGCACCAATAATGGCCCCCAGAAAAAGCATTCCATTATAAATGATGAGCATTGGAAAAGCCGCTATCGAGATGGCCAGTGTGAGAAAGGGAGCACCTGGCAGCAGAATAATGGCAATTGTAAATAGAACCGCCGGAATGAGAAATGCCAGCAATGCATTTTTCAAATTGCCGGCCTTTCTTCCGCCGACAAATCCGGCCACAAACGGCCCGATACCCGGCAGCCAGATTAACAGAATTGAGAGTAAAATCATCCAGAATAATGCTGATGAAACAGAACCTTCCGTTCGTGCCATAATTTTTCTCCCTCTGGTTGTATCCACTCCGGATTTCTAATGATGCGTCGGTTGTCTTCTGTCAGGTTTTTGCACCAAACAGCCGGGCCGATAGATCGATTCTTCCACTACGAGGCCATCTGAAATCGCCGTTCAGTCAACACCTTTGCGGCCACCTCCGCCATAAATTCGGCCGCCAGTAAGGCGGTGATGTCATTTTCATCGGTTCGGGGATTTACCTCCACCACATCCATTCCCACAAGGGGTGCCCGAATTTGCAAGAGATACCGAAGCACCCTTTTGGGACTCATTCCCCGGTGCACCCAGCCGGAAACACCCGGTGCGTAAACGGGATCGAGAACATCCATATCAACAGATACGTACGCCGGCAATCCGGATGGAATATCCACAAACTCCCGCTTCACACGATCAATTGGGACAATCTTCACCAGGGGATTTCGCTTCCAAACCTCATATTCTTCATCTGCAAATTCCCGAACGCCCAGAATCGTGATCATTTTGACCGCATCATTCTCCAGAAGCCGCGCATTCACACACGCATGACTGTAGCGATCGCCCCGAAACTCCCAGTACAAATCCGGATGCGCATCAAAAACAATAACCTGGACCTGCCTGAATTGCCTTGCAACCGCTCGTACGGCAGGAACCGTTGTGATGTGGTCTCCACCTGCAATCAGGGGAAAACTCTTCTGCTCCAGTACTCTTTCCACTGTCTGCTGGAGATGGCCCAAAATTTCCTCGTCGGAGCCTCCCCGAAGGACATCTCCCCAATCGAAAATAGACGCTTCCTCTCCCAGCCGGATTTGATGGGCGGTAAGTTCGTGAATTGCCCTTCCAAAAAATAAAGAACGAATTTTGGCCGGAGCCAGCGCACATCCGCGCCTGAAAGACGATTTTTCATCGTAAGGAAAGCCGATAAAAGAAAAATCGGCCCGCGATGAAATCCCTGCACGGCATGAGAGCTTCTGCATCAGCAAACCCTCTCTGCAAAGTCGAATTCTTCACAATCACTCTACTTCGAGCATTAAGAATTCAAACAACTTCCACAGGTTTTTTGGAGTCTTTGCAAACGGTACCGGTTAAATAATAAATACAAAACGGAGGTTTTTTCAATGATTTTTTTTCATTTTTGAAGAAGACCGGGACTGCTCCCCTGAACACGCGGTGACCCGAGCGGTTTGTCATGCTTCCCGCCCGGCTCTTTGGCCCTTTAAATTCCCAATCTCATTCCTCAAATGGCCTCCCCACTTTCTGCATCCTACCGAACGGCAATAACCGAAATTTCCACGTTCACGTTCTTTGGCAGATTGGCCACCTGAACTGCCTCCCGGGCAGGGGGTTTTGTTGAAAAATATTTCGCGTAAACTTCATTAATGGCTTTGTAGTTTGAAATATCTTTCATAAAAACGGTCGCTTTGACCACGTTTCCGAAGCCCATTCCCCCGGCCTTTAAAACCGCGCCCAGGTTCTTTAGCACCTGTTCCGTTTCGGCCTGAATATCCCCGGTCACCAGCTTTCCTGACTCCGGATTGATGGCAATTTGCCCCGAGCAATACAGCGTATTTCCTACCAGAACGGCCTGGCTATAGGGCCCGATAGCAGCAGGTGCATTTTTTGTAGCAATTATTT
Coding sequences within it:
- the purL gene encoding phosphoribosylformylglycinamidine synthase subunit PurL, with translation MNEDTMSEPDVNVKLAKEHGLSEEEYEKIQLILGRVPTYTELGIFSVMWSEHCSYKNSLLMLKTLPKEGDAMLVKAGEENAGLIDIGDGLAVAFKIESHNHPSAVEPYQGAATGVGGIVRDIFAMGARPIASLDSLRFGELSDDHVKYLFDGVVRGIGDYGNCLGIPTVAGEVYFDDAYKGNPLVNAMTVGLVRHNQVAHAVAKTAGARVFIIGSSTGRDGIHGATFASEEISEESEAKRPHVQVGDPFTEKLIMEATLEIIQSGCAEGVQDMGAAGITSSTSEVAAKSRLGIELDLDKVPLREEKMIPYEIMLSESQERMLIIAKPGCEKKIQEICDKWDVNWSIFGVMTSDGRLRVKWKDRVVADIPADSLSAGEGAPVYERETKEPEYIRRIQNEDLSRIPEPEEYTDVLKKLLSTPTVANKSWIFEQYDTMVQTNTIQLPGGDAAVVRIKGTSKALSMKTDANGRFVYLNPRRGAQIAVAESARNVACTGAKPVAVTNCLNFGNPYKPEAYWQFKEAVLGIGEACRALETPVTGGNVSFYNENPEGAIYPTPVIGMLGVLEDVRNMVTASFKNEGDVLLLIGENRGEIGGSEYLKRIHNRVSGDCPALDLEREKALQQFLVEAAKEHVLESAHDVSEGGLAVALAESGILGDGDAWGAQVELVSEIRPDFLLFGEDQSRVVVSVRPENLEKVQALVQSYGIPWARIGQVARDRFTILVNHQTVIDADIQKLANAYRTCIESIMKG
- the speB gene encoding agmatinase, whose product is MQKLSCRAGISSRADFSFIGFPYDEKSSFRRGCALAPAKIRSLFFGRAIHELTAHQIRLGEEASIFDWGDVLRGGSDEEILGHLQQTVERVLEQKSFPLIAGGDHITTVPAVRAVARQFRQVQVIVFDAHPDLYWEFRGDRYSHACVNARLLENDAVKMITILGVREFADEEYEVWKRNPLVKIVPIDRVKREFVDIPSGLPAYVSVDMDVLDPVYAPGVSGWVHRGMSPKRVLRYLLQIRAPLVGMDVVEVNPRTDENDITALLAAEFMAEVAAKVLTERRFQMAS
- the mce gene encoding methylmalonyl-CoA epimerase, with translation MLKKIDHIGVAVYSLKRASGLYENAFGLASEGIEDVPAQQVRVQKFAIGQTRIELLEPKNEDSPISKFLQKRGEGIHHLAYSVEHLEDVLAVLEKKGLEIIGEPVTGSDGKRIVFIHPKSANGVLIELVEEDTKS
- a CDS encoding excinuclease ABC subunit C, with the translated sequence MNEILQKKLDNLPALPGVYIFKNEKGKVIYIGKAKNLRNRVRSYFQNSRKGEPKLRVLVRKVRDVETISTDSEVEALILEANMIKEYKPRYNVTLKDDKSYPYIRVTHEEFPRIFPTRKIVKDGSRYFGPYTDVHSMRSLLKAVRKIFPVRSCNYRLDEQTVASRKIKLCLDYYIQRCPGPCQGLISQEDYRTIVNQMVRFIEGRNNEVVKELRQAMQKQADAQRFEEAARIRDQIQAIEQFQSRQKMVSQDEVDRDIVGIYQEEKIAAGIVFKVREGKIIGRYHFYLKNTMGESDQEILKSFLLQYYVKVDFLPKEIHLPFELPEIEDIREWFRKRRGKACLLLVPKRGEKRKLVEMAQRNAKLVLRELLLQKMKEKKERIPGDVLALQKDLNLAHPPRRIEAFDISHISGSDTVASMVTFVDGLPRKSDYRKFRIRSVTGVDDFASMKEVVTRRYRRILEEKGRMPDLILIDGGKGQLSSAVEALHELGIHDQPVAALAKRLDEVYLPGFSDPQNIPRTSPGIKLLQRVRDESHRFAITFHRTLRKKRTLQSQLDGIPGIGEKRRNLLIQKFGSVQKIQEARKEELEAVRGIPKNLAGKIWEYFHLERDVERT
- a CDS encoding RidA family protein, coding for MKSKHVCVVGLFIAGILVFSGCTSKAPHPITKKIIATKNAPAAIGPYSQAVLVGNTLYCSGQIAINPESGKLVTGDIQAETEQVLKNLGAVLKAGGMGFGNVVKATVFMKDISNYKAINEVYAKYFSTKPPAREAVQVANLPKNVNVEISVIAVR